From a single bacterium genomic region:
- a CDS encoding ATP-dependent DNA helicase RecQ codes for MLPALQESQEPLPADWLDLLRERFGHPGFRRGQEDILRSVCQGRDTLAVMPTGGGKSLCYQLPALARPGLTVVVSPLIALMKDQVRLLRERGFPAGCLHTGQSYEEKREVFAELQASDRFLLYLSPERVQKPGFAAWLKGRPVSLFAIDEAHCVSAWGPDFRQDYHRLSLLRELRPEVPILALTATATPRVLRDIAHQLQLAEAARHVYGFYRPNLFYQVEICENDAVKTAWLKQALSRHPEGKVLIYCGTRKQCESLKEELSLSFAGVGLYHAGLETEQRHRIQADFAAGTTRILAATNAFGMGIDHPDVRLVVHFQMPANIESYYQEIGRAGRDGRESTCLLLYAKRDKGLHAYFISQSQAEAKHLDQRWRALDTMVQFVEGGECRHAGILTYFRDSQRLSACGHCEVCAPDSPRRIRLERTALPLPAAKPKKGKVRSEAPLDAEGEQRREALKEWRKAFAKSQDVPAFLVFSNKTLDDLAAKNPESLAALERVYGLGPQKIERFGAEILAILNKL; via the coding sequence ATGCTCCCCGCCCTTCAGGAAAGCCAAGAACCCCTCCCCGCCGATTGGCTGGACCTGTTGCGGGAGCGTTTCGGCCATCCCGGCTTCCGCCGGGGTCAGGAAGACATCCTGCGCTCGGTTTGCCAAGGCCGCGACACTTTGGCGGTCATGCCGACCGGCGGCGGCAAATCCCTATGCTATCAGTTGCCGGCCTTGGCCCGACCCGGCTTGACGGTGGTGGTTTCGCCGCTCATCGCCTTGATGAAAGATCAAGTCCGCTTGCTGCGCGAGCGCGGTTTCCCGGCCGGCTGCCTCCACACCGGCCAAAGCTATGAAGAGAAGCGCGAAGTCTTCGCCGAGCTGCAGGCCAGCGACCGATTTCTGCTCTACCTTTCGCCGGAGCGGGTGCAAAAACCGGGCTTCGCCGCATGGCTCAAGGGCCGGCCGGTCTCGCTCTTCGCCATCGACGAGGCCCATTGCGTCTCGGCCTGGGGTCCCGACTTCCGCCAGGATTATCACCGGCTGAGCCTGCTACGGGAGCTGCGGCCCGAGGTGCCGATCCTGGCCCTCACCGCCACCGCCACCCCCCGGGTGCTGCGCGACATCGCCCATCAGCTCCAGCTGGCGGAAGCCGCCCGCCACGTCTACGGCTTCTACCGGCCCAACCTTTTCTATCAGGTCGAAATTTGCGAAAACGACGCCGTCAAGACGGCCTGGCTGAAGCAGGCCTTGAGCCGCCATCCCGAAGGCAAGGTCCTCATCTATTGCGGCACCCGCAAGCAGTGCGAAAGCCTGAAGGAAGAGCTCTCGCTTTCCTTCGCCGGCGTCGGCCTCTATCACGCCGGCCTCGAAACCGAGCAGCGCCATCGAATCCAAGCCGACTTCGCCGCCGGGACGACCCGGATCCTGGCCGCGACCAACGCCTTCGGCATGGGCATCGACCATCCCGACGTCCGGCTGGTGGTCCATTTTCAAATGCCGGCCAATATCGAGTCCTATTATCAGGAAATCGGCCGGGCCGGCCGCGATGGCCGGGAATCGACCTGTCTGCTGCTCTACGCCAAGCGTGACAAGGGCTTGCACGCTTATTTCATCAGCCAATCCCAGGCCGAGGCCAAACATCTCGACCAGCGTTGGCGGGCCCTCGACACCATGGTCCAATTCGTCGAGGGCGGCGAGTGCCGCCATGCCGGCATCTTGACTTACTTCCGGGACAGCCAACGCCTCAGCGCCTGCGGCCATTGCGAAGTCTGCGCCCCGGATTCGCCGCGGCGGATCCGGCTGGAGCGGACCGCGCTTCCCCTACCCGCGGCCAAGCCGAAGAAGGGCAAAGTCCGGTCCGAGGCCCCGCTCGATGCCGAAGGCGAGCAACGCCGCGAGGCCTTAAAGGAATGGCGCAAGGCTTTCGCCAAGAGCCAGGACGTTCCGGCCTTCCTGGTGTTCAGCAATAAAACCTTGGACGACTTGGCCGCCAAGAACCCTGAAAGCCTGGCGGCGCTGGAAAGAGTCTATGGTCTGGGGCCGCAGAAGATCGAGCGTTTCGGCGCCGAAATTTTGGCGATATTAAATAAACTGTAG